The sequence below is a genomic window from Rhodothermales bacterium.
GCGACCGGGCGGGTGTTTTACGAGAAACGCCTGAAGTGGCCGGACGACAAGTTCAGCTACCTCAGCGGCATCCAGTATCAGTACACGAACAACGACAGCCTGTATGCGTCGCTCCCGCAGGGCGTCAGCCAGGAAGTGTCGCTGCAGCAGGCGATCTCGCGAAACTCGACCGACAATCCGCTCTTTCCGTCGCGCGGTTCGACGTTCCGCCTGTCGCTCGATGTGGCGCCGCCCGTGGGGAATTTCATCCAGTACCACAAATGGCGCTTACAGAACGGCTGGCACGTGCCGATTCTACCCAAGCTCACCCTGAGCGTGACCAGCGATTTCGGGTACGTCGGATCGCTTACCGGCGAAGATGTCCGCTTCCAGCGCTTCGTCGTGGGCGGATCGCCGTTCGACACCCAGGGTACGTTCAACCGGTTCTTCTTTGCGACGGACATCGTGTACATGCGCGGCTATCCGTCGGGCGCGCTCGGTCCGCGTGTGAACAACGAGCCGATCGGCGGCCGCATCCTCAACAAGTTCACCTCGGAGCTGCGCTGGATGGCCATCCAGTCGGAGCAATTGCAGGCCGCACCGTACCTGTTCATGGACGGGGCGAACACCTGGAACGATTTCAAGTCGTATAACCCGGCAGAACTCTACCGTTCCGCCGGCGTAGGTATGCGGTTCTTCCTGCCGATTCTCGGGATGCTCGAACTGGCGTACGGCTACAACTTCGACGAATTCCAGCCGACCTCGCTGTCCAGAACCAACCACGACGGCACGCGCCAGTGGCTGTTCCAGTTTACGATCGGCCAGGGATTCAATCAGTAACCGACATCGCCTGATCAGCATGCGTGTTTTCCCAACCTACATCCAGGCCCTCCTGCGCCGGCCCCGGGCCGCCGCTCTCATCGCCGCCCTGCTCGTGGCGTCGGCCGGCGTTGCGCCGTCCGCCGTGGCGCAGCAGAAGATCGGGTATGTCGATTCCGACTATATTCTGAGCAAAATCCCCGAGTTCGCCACGATCCAGCAGAACCTGGATCGCCAGAGCCAGGAGTGGGAGAAGGAGCTCGAGGAGAATCAGAAGAACGTCGATGAGATGTTTCGCGAATACCAGGCGCGCGAGCTGCTCTATACAAACGAGGAGCGCAAGCGCAAACGCGATGAAATCATGCAGGCGGAGCAGGACATGGAGCGGCTCCGCATGCGCTACTTCGGCCCGGAAGGCGAACTCTACACCCAGCAGGACAATCTGATGCGTCCGCTGCAGGAGCGGGTGCTCGAAGCGATCGAGAAGGTCGCGGCCGAAGACGGATTTGATTACATTTTTGACAAAAGCGGGGATTTTCTCTTTCTTTTCGCTCGCGAGCAGCATAACCTCAGCGACCGCGTGCTGGAAGAACTGGGGATCGACCTCGAAGCGCCCGGCGCCCGGCGATGACGCCGGCTCGATACGGACCCACACACCGAACCACCAACCAACCTCTTGCTAGAATGCGCACTACGTTTCTTTCAGCGTTTTTCCTGTTCACGGTAGCTTTTTCGCCTGCCACTACTTCCCAGCAGGCGGCGCAAGCGCAGACGCTGAAAGTGGGGTATACGGATCACGAAGTGATCATTGCGAACATGCCGGCGTACGTTCAGATTCAGGGCCGTCTGCAGGCCGAGTACCAGGGCGGACAGGAAGCGCTTCAATCCCTCGCGGCGGATTTCCAGAGCGAGGTCGAGAAGTACCAGAAGCAGCAGCCGCTGCTCTCCGCCGAGAAGCGTGCGGAACGCGAGAATGAACTGGCTGCACGGCAGAAGGAGATCCAGGATGCCGCCGGCCGCAAGGATCAGGAACTGGGTCAGCTCGAAGCCGACCTGATGCAGCCGATCCTCAAGCAGGTTCAGGATGCCATCGACGCCGTGGCCAAGGAAAAGAGCCTGGACCTCGTGCTGCGCTATCAGATCGGCGGCGGCCAGCCGGTGCTGCTGTACGCCAATCCGGATCGCGTGGTCGACATCACCCTCGATGTGGCCAAGCGCCTCGGCATCGACGTGAGCGAAGCCGAAGCCGCCAACGCCTCCAACTGAGGCCTGTCATCTTGGTTAAAAGGGCGCCGGCCATCGAGGTTGGCGCCCTTTTTCCGTTCTGTTCGCCCCCGGCGTCTGCCGGGGCGTATATTGTTGCGCTTCCTAACCTTGCCGGCCAGGCCGGAACGATGACCTCATGAGCACGGAGACGGTACCGCTCAAGCCGCTGAACGCCCGAAGGGTGACGACGCAGACCCTCCAGGAGATGCGCGTCGGAAATATCCCGATCGCCATGCTGACGGCCTACGATTACACCTCGGCGAGGCTGCTCGATCAGGGCGGTGCGGATGCGCTGCTGGTGGGCGACTCCGCCTCGAACGTCATGGCCGGCCACGAGACGACGCTGCCCATCACCCTCGATCAGATGATCTACCACGCCCAGTGCGTCGTGCGCGGCGTGGAGCGCGTGCTGGTGGTGGTCGATCTCCCGTTCGGCTCGTACCAGGGCAACGAAAAGAAAGCGCTGCAGTCGGCCATCCGCGTCATGAAGGAGTCCGGCGCGCACGCCGTGAAGCTGGAGGGCGGCGAGGCCGTCGCGCCGACGATCAAACGCATCATCCGCGCCGGCATCCCGGTGATGGGGCACCTCGGCCTGACGCCGCAGAGTATCTACCAGTTTGGGACCTACAAGGCCCGGGCGCGCGAAAAGGAGGAGGCGGATAAGCTGCGCCACGACGCCCTCCTGCTGCAGGATGTCGGCTGCTTCGCCATCGTGCTGGAGAAGATTCCGGCCGACCTCGCCGGCGAAGTCACCGCCTCCCTCCGGATCCCGACGATCGGCATCGGCGCGGGCCCGCAGTGCAGCGGGCAGGTGCTCGTCACACACGACATGCTCGGGCTCACCACCGATTTTAATCCCCGGTTCGTGCGGCGCTATGCGGAGATGGGTTCGATGTTTACCGGGGCCGTCAAGGCCTATGTCGATGACGTCCGCGCCCGCAAGTTTCCCGACGCCTCGGAGAGCTATTGAGGTTCGAGGCTCAGGGTTTGAGGATCAAGGGTTTTACAGGTTGTGCTTGACAGGGTCACGAATTCGGAACGGGGAATAGTGGAAACGAACACGGATGGCGGCGGGCCGCTAATACTGATT
It includes:
- a CDS encoding OmpH family outer membrane protein, with amino-acid sequence MRVFPTYIQALLRRPRAAALIAALLVASAGVAPSAVAQQKIGYVDSDYILSKIPEFATIQQNLDRQSQEWEKELEENQKNVDEMFREYQARELLYTNEERKRKRDEIMQAEQDMERLRMRYFGPEGELYTQQDNLMRPLQERVLEAIEKVAAEDGFDYIFDKSGDFLFLFAREQHNLSDRVLEELGIDLEAPGARR
- a CDS encoding OmpH family outer membrane protein, which encodes MRTTFLSAFFLFTVAFSPATTSQQAAQAQTLKVGYTDHEVIIANMPAYVQIQGRLQAEYQGGQEALQSLAADFQSEVEKYQKQQPLLSAEKRAERENELAARQKEIQDAAGRKDQELGQLEADLMQPILKQVQDAIDAVAKEKSLDLVLRYQIGGGQPVLLYANPDRVVDITLDVAKRLGIDVSEAEAANASN
- the panB gene encoding 3-methyl-2-oxobutanoate hydroxymethyltransferase, with the translated sequence MSTETVPLKPLNARRVTTQTLQEMRVGNIPIAMLTAYDYTSARLLDQGGADALLVGDSASNVMAGHETTLPITLDQMIYHAQCVVRGVERVLVVVDLPFGSYQGNEKKALQSAIRVMKESGAHAVKLEGGEAVAPTIKRIIRAGIPVMGHLGLTPQSIYQFGTYKARAREKEEADKLRHDALLLQDVGCFAIVLEKIPADLAGEVTASLRIPTIGIGAGPQCSGQVLVTHDMLGLTTDFNPRFVRRYAEMGSMFTGAVKAYVDDVRARKFPDASESY